Genomic DNA from Mycobacterium stomatepiae:
GGCGATCACGTCGAGGGTGGGGTTGATGTCGGCCGGCGCGACCTGACGCAGGTGGCCGCGGACCCACACCAGCGATCGGACCGGCTCGCGCAGCGGAAGCGGCGCGTAGTCGGTCAGTTCGAGCAGTGCCTGGGATCCGCAGACCCGGCTATCGGTCGTGCGGTCGCTGGGAAGCGCGACCGCGAACGATCCGTCGTGCAACAGGTGGTGCACCGGTGTGGGCACCGGGTCCTCGCGTTCGACCGCAAGCAGGGCACCGCCGGCCCGGGCGCAGGCGCTGCGGATGCGTTCGGCAGTCGTCGGCGCGGCGCTGGTCAGCGGCAACATCGTTCTCCTCTATCCTTAGGTAAGCCTAAGGTAACTTAGATCGAAGGTCGAAGCAAGGCCCCTTTTTGAGTGAGGCCACTACGGTTGTCTTCGTGGTTGGCATCACTTACCTCGGTCCCGAAGGGACCTTCACCGAGGCGGCGCTCCTGCAAATGACGTCCGCCGACTTGATCCCCGACCAGTATCTGGGCGCGGTCCGGCAGACACCGATCGAGAGCACGCCCGCGGCGCTGGAGGCGGTCCGCAACGGGGACACCGATTACGCATGCGTGCCGATCGAGAACTCGATCGACGGCACGGTAGTGCCGACATTGGACAGCCTAGCCAACGGATCGCCGTTGCAGATCTTTGCCGAGACGACGCTGGACGTGGCGTTCAGCATCGTCGTCAAGCCCGGCGGCAACGCCGACCAGGTTAGGACGGTGGCGGCCTTTCCGGTGGCCGCGGCCCAGGTGCGCCGCTGGCTGGCCGCCAACCTGCCCGGCGTGGAACTGAGGCCGGCGTACTCCAACGCCGACGCCGCCCGGCAGGTCGCGAAGGGGGAGGCCGACGCCGCGGTGACCTCGCCGCTGGCCGCCACGCACTGGAAGCTCGCGGCCTTGGCTGAAGGCGTGGTCGACGAGCCGAACGCCCGCACCCGCTTCGTCCTGGTCGGCCGGCCCGGCCCGCCGCCGGTGCGCACCGGTGCCGATCGCACATCGGTCGTGTTGCGGATCGAGAACGCGCCGGGTGCGCTGCTCGCCGCGCTGGGCGAGTTCGGCATCCGCGACATCGACCTCACCCGCATCGAATCTCGGCCGACCCGCACCGAACTCGGTACCTACCAGTTTTTCGCCGACTGCGCGGGCCACATTGACGACGACGCCGTCGCCGAGGCACTCAAGGCACTGCATCGTCGTTGTGTGGATGTGCGTTATCTAGGCTCCTGGCCCACGGGCCCGGCCGCGGGCATCGGGCCGCCTCCACCCGACGAGGCCTCGCGCTGGCTGGCGCGGTTGCGAGAGGGTAAACCCGATCAGGCCGATGCTTCGGGCGGGGGGATTTAAACGATGAGTGGTCGGTTGGTGCTGCTTCGGCACGGCCAGTCCTTTGGCAATGTCGAGCGGCGGCTGGATACCCGCCCGCCTGGGACGGACCTGACACCGGCGGGGCGGGACCAGGCCCGGACGTTCGCGCTCGATACCGCCCGGCCGGCGCTGCTCACACACTCGGTGGCCAAGCGGGCGTCGCAGACGGCCGCGGTGATCGGCGCCGAGGTCGACGTGGCTCCGCGCGAAGTCGCCGGGATACACGAGGTTCAGGTCGGCGTCCTGGAAAACCGCAACGACGACGAGGCGGTCGCGGAGTTCAACGCCATCTACGACCGGTGGCAGCACGGCGAACTCGATGTGCCGCTGCCCGGCGGTGAAACCGCCAACGAGGTGCTGGATCGCTACGTTCCGGTGCTCACCGACCTGCGGATGCGCTATCTCGACGACGACGACTGGAACGGGGACATCGTCGTCGTCAGCCATGGCGCCGCGATCCGGCTGGTATCCGCGGTGCTGGCCGGCGTCGACGCCAACTTCGCGCTGGACAACCATCTGGGCAACGCCGAGTCGGTGGTGTTGGCCCCGATCACCGACGGGCGGTGGAGCTGCGTGCGGTGGGGAACCTTGACGCCGCCGTTCTATCCCGACCCCAGTGCAGACGGGGTGACGTCCGTCGCCGACGCGGTGCGCTCAGGCACCGACCCGATGGGCTGATCTAGACGGCCAGCGCGATCAATTCCGTGCAGGTGCAGCCGACGGCGTCGCAGTCGACCACGAACGTGTGGGCCAGCAGCTCGGGGCTGACGCAGTCCGGCTCGGTGCATTCCGAACGACGCAACGAGTGGCGAATGATGGTCCCGTGGCAGTGTTCCAGGCCTGCCCGGCAGTCGCGGCATTCTGCGCTCATAGGCAGTTCCTAGCACCAGGCGACGACAAATCCGCGCTGCCGCGCCCGAATCACGGTGGGTTGCCGGATCTTCAGCCCCAGCCCAGTTCGTGCAACCGGTCGTCGTCGATGCCGAAATGGTGCGCGATTTCGTGGATCACGGTAATCGCCACCTCCTCGACGACGTCGTCGTCGGATTCGCAGATGTCGAGCAGCGCCTCGCGATAGATCGTGATGGCGTCCGGCAGCGACCCACCGTAGTCGGAGTCGCGCTCGGTCAACGCCACCCCCTCGTAGAGACCCAGTAGTTCGGGCTCCTCGGGGTTGCGATCTTCGACGAGAATCACGACGTTGTCCATCGCGGCCGTCAACTGGGCAGGGATCAAGTCGAGCGCTTCGGAGACCAGTTCGTCGAACCGCTGCGGATCCATCCGCACGGCCACGGGGCTAACCCGCCGGTGCCGGCTCGGCTGGCTCGGGCGGTGCGCCCGGTGGGGGTGCGTCCGGCATGGGTGGCGGCGCCTGGTTGCCCGCCGGCGGCACGCCACCGTCGGCCGGCGGTGCCGGAACATCCTGCGGCGCTTGGTTGGCCGGGGCCTGCGTGGTCGCGCGTGGCGGCGTCACCACCGGCTGCTGTTGCGGCAGGTGCTGATTGCCCGGCGGCATCTCCGGCGGGGCGTTGGACTGCTGGGGCGGACTCGCCGGGCTCGCCGGAAGCTGCGGCATCGGGGGCATCGTGAGCCGCTCCTCGGGAATGTCGGGCGGCGGCACCGGGGCAATCCCGTTGATCAACAGTTGTCCCTTGGCGCTGTTGACCAGGGTGGCCCAGCCGCCATTGCCCAGCGTGGCGCCGATGCTGCAGGCGACCTCGCGGCTGCCCGCCGACCAACTCGACAGCGACACGGTGGGGTAGATCAGCGTCAGCGTGGTGGTGCGCAACTTCATCGGCGCGAGGTAGGCGTCGGTCATCTTCGTGCAGGCGTCCTTGATGTAGCCGTCCTGGTCGGGCTCGGCCGGCAGCGCACCCGGGAACTTCTCGGCCAGGTTGACCGTGCCGGTGACCTCCATGGCGTGCGGCGTCTTGCAGTCGACGGGGGCGTCGATCGGCTGGTTCGTCGTCGAGTCGATGCCGAGGCAATTGCCGGCGGGCCAGACCTTGGACTGGTCGACATCAGACACCTTGCCCTTGAAGGCGGCCTGTTCGTTGTTCGCACCGGGCATCTGCAGGCCGCACAGCATGCGACGCTCGCCGGATTGACGCCACGCCCGGTCGCCCGCCCACAGCAGGCTAACGCTGAATTTGCTGTTGGGGTCGTACTTGGGGCCGAGGTACCGGCGTACCGCGGCCTCACATTGCTCCTGGCTGATCTGCTGGATGCGAGCCGGCGACGGCGGAGCGGCGTTGGGACCGTATTCCGAACCCGGGAAGGTCCGCATGTCGATGGACTCGGCGACCTCGAACTTGTGGTCGTCGGCGCACTTGACGATGCTCGCCGACTCCGGTGTGACGTCCGGCCACATCAGGCAATCGCCGGTCTTGGCGCGGTTGAAGGCGGCGTCGGTCTTAGCTCCGGTGCTGGGCACGGGGTTGCTGTCGAGGTAACCGGCAAGCCGTCCCTGCCCCGCCCCGTCGACCGGCAGCGCGGTTACCAGGCCGGCGATCAGCAGCCCGCCGAGCGCGAAGAGGAGCAACGCTCGCCGGGTCGCCGTCGCCTGCAAACTGCGCGGCAACTGGAAGCCGTCCAGCGGCTGCTCCGCCTCGGCGGCGGGCGGGCTGGGTGCGGCGGGATCCGTTTCGAGCGTGTCCGACATTGACTCCATTCTGACAGGACACCCAACCGAACGTGACAAAAGTTATAGATGTGAGTCCTGGGACTAGCACCGATGGATGCTCCGCGCGGCGGGTCCCGATCCGAAAGTAATCTTCAGGCCGTGATCGACCTCAAGCTGCTCCGGGAAGATCCCGACGCCGTCCGCCGTTCCCAACTCAGCCGCGGTGAGGACCCGGCGCTGGTCGACGTGCTGCTGATGGCCGACGCCGCCCGCCGGGCCGCGATCTCCAACGCCGATACGCTGCGCGCCGACCAGAAGTCCGCCAGCAAGAGCGTGGGTAAGGCCACGCCCGAGGAGCGCCCGGCGTTGTTGGAGCGCGCGAAGGAGCTCGCCGAGCAGGTGAAGGCCGCCGAAATCGCCCAGGCCGACGCGGAGACGGCGTTCACCGCGGCCCACATGGCGATCTCGAACGTCGTCACCGACGGGGTTCCCGCCGGCGGCGAGGCGGACTTCGCCGTGCTCGACGTCGTCGGTGAGCCGCCGGCGATCGAAAACCCGAAGGATCACCTGGAACTGGGTGAGTCGCTGGGACTGATAGACATGGCGCGCGGCGCCAAGGTGTCCGGTTCGCGGTTCTACTTTCTGACCGGACAGGGCGCGCTGTTACAGCTCGGTCTGCTGCAGCTGGCGCTGCGGCTGGCCGTCGAGAACGGATTCGTCCCGATGATCCCGCCGGTGCTGGTGCGTCCAGAAGTCATGGCCGGCACCGGATTCCTGGGCGTCCACGCCGACGAGATCTACCGGGTCGAGGCCGACGACCTGTACCTGGTGGGCACCTCGGAGGTGCCGTTGGCCGGTTACCACTGGAACGAGATCCTGGACCTGTCCGGCGGACCGCTGCGCTACGCCGGTTGGTCGTCGTGTTTTCGGCGCGAGGCCGGCAGCTACGGCAAGGACACCCGCGGCATCATCCGGGTGCATCAGTTCGACAAGGTCGAGGGTTTCGTCTACTGCAACCCCGCCGAGGCCGAGGCCGAACACCAGCGGTTGCTGGGCTGGCAGCGCGAGATGCTGGCCCACATCGAGGTGCCGTATCGGGTAATCGACGTTGCCGCGGGCGATCTCGGCTCGTCGGCGGCCCGCAAGTTCGACTGTGAGGCGTGGGTTCCCACCCAGCAGACCTACCGCGAGCTGACGTCGACGTCGAACTGCACCACGTTCCAAGCCCGCCGGCTGGCCACCCGCTACCGTGATGACAACGGCAAGCCGCAGATCGCGGCCACCCTCAACGGCACACTGGGCACCACCCGCTGGCTGGTGGCGATCCTGGAGAACCACCAGCAGCCCGACGGCAGCGTGCGAGTGCCCGCCGCGCTGGTGCCGTTCGTCGGTGCCGAGGTGCTCGAGCCCTAGACGTTGACCGTCGCGCGCTCTTGTTCGTGGCGGCGCTGCCGTTCCATCGTCGCGAACTAGAACGCGAACGCGAACGCGAAGCTGGTGAACAGGCTGGACACAAAGTGCAGCCAGGGGCGCCGATATCCGCGGCGATAGCCGTCCACGATCGTAAAGATGGGCAGCAGAACAACATTCGCAATCGTGTAGTCCTGGCTCGCTGAGCTGGCGGCCGGGTTGGTGAACATCAGCTTGATGTACTCGGCCCAACTCCCGTGTTCGCCCCACAGCGGGTTGGTGGATCCGTGCGAGTACTCCGCTACGTAGGTGATGTTGAAGTACCAACCGAGCGCGACCGACGCGATCCCCACGACGTAGTAGACGATTTCCATCGGTGAGAAGAGCGGGCCGCCGGCGAGCCGGGCGAAAACCGTCGAGTTGGATCTGACGATCCAGATGATGACCGCGAGTCCGAGTACCGCGTGGGTAATGAGGGAGACCATGGGCGCAGTCTCGCCCCGCACGCGAAGTTTTGTCAAGATTGTCAAAACAAATGGAATGACAATCCAAATGTCTTGGTACCTTACTGCCATGGTCCGGCCCGCCCAGACGGCACGCAGCGAACGCACACGCGAGGCGTTACGCCAGGCTGCGGTGGTTCGATTCCTGGCCCAGGGCGTGGAAGACACCTCGGCCGAGCAGATCGCGGCCGACGCCGGGGTATCGCTGCGGACGTTCTATCGCCACTTCACCTCGAAGCACGACCTGCTGTTCGCGGACTACACCGGACTGCACTGGTTTCGTGCGGCCCTGGATGACAGGCCGGCCGACGAGCCGATCATCGATTCGGTGCAGGCCTCGATCTTCTCGTTCCCGTACGACGTGGACGCGGTCACCAAAATCGCCGCCCTGCGCCAAGACGAACTCGACCCCGGGCGCATTGTCCGCCACATTCGGGAAGTGCAGGCCGACTTCGCCGATGCCATTGGGGCGCAATTGCTACGGCGCGGCCAGCAGGCCGACGGCGCCGGGCGCCGGACGGTGGATCAACAGGTGCGCACGGCGGTGACCGCACGATGCATTGCCGCCGCGGTGTTCGGCGCGATGGAGGTCTGGATGGAGAGTGACGACCGGTCGCTGGGCGAACTCGCCCGGTTGTGCCATGCGGCGCTCGAGTCGCTGCGCGTGGGGATCACCGACTCCTGGGTCACGGCGACCGCCGCGCAAGTGTCGTCATAATTGACAAAACTTTGCGGTCGTGCGAGCCTCCTTTCCGGACGGCAAAGGACATGACTGGTTATGACGCGATAGTTATCGGTGCCGGGCATAACGGGCTGACCGCGGCCGTGCTGCTGCAGAAGGCGGGACTGCGCACGCTGTGCTTGGACCCCAAGCTCTATGCGGGCGGCATGGCGTCCACCGTCGAGCTGTTCGACGGGTACCAATTCGAGATCGCCGGCTCGGTGTTTTTCCCGACATCGTCGGTGGTGGTCCGCGAGCTGGGCCTGGACACCATGCCGACGATCGACTTGGACGTGATGTCGGTGGCGGTGCGCG
This window encodes:
- the serS gene encoding serine--tRNA ligase, translated to MIDLKLLREDPDAVRRSQLSRGEDPALVDVLLMADAARRAAISNADTLRADQKSASKSVGKATPEERPALLERAKELAEQVKAAEIAQADAETAFTAAHMAISNVVTDGVPAGGEADFAVLDVVGEPPAIENPKDHLELGESLGLIDMARGAKVSGSRFYFLTGQGALLQLGLLQLALRLAVENGFVPMIPPVLVRPEVMAGTGFLGVHADEIYRVEADDLYLVGTSEVPLAGYHWNEILDLSGGPLRYAGWSSCFRREAGSYGKDTRGIIRVHQFDKVEGFVYCNPAEAEAEHQRLLGWQREMLAHIEVPYRVIDVAAGDLGSSAARKFDCEAWVPTQQTYRELTSTSNCTTFQARRLATRYRDDNGKPQIAATLNGTLGTTRWLVAILENHQQPDGSVRVPAALVPFVGAEVLEP
- a CDS encoding metallopeptidase family protein; its protein translation is MAVRMDPQRFDELVSEALDLIPAQLTAAMDNVVILVEDRNPEEPELLGLYEGVALTERDSDYGGSLPDAITIYREALLDICESDDDVVEEVAITVIHEIAHHFGIDDDRLHELGWG
- a CDS encoding DUF2834 domain-containing protein, whose translation is MVSLITHAVLGLAVIIWIVRSNSTVFARLAGGPLFSPMEIVYYVVGIASVALGWYFNITYVAEYSHGSTNPLWGEHGSWAEYIKLMFTNPAASSASQDYTIANVVLLPIFTIVDGYRRGYRRPWLHFVSSLFTSFAFAFAF
- the pheA gene encoding prephenate dehydratase, yielding MVGITYLGPEGTFTEAALLQMTSADLIPDQYLGAVRQTPIESTPAALEAVRNGDTDYACVPIENSIDGTVVPTLDSLANGSPLQIFAETTLDVAFSIVVKPGGNADQVRTVAAFPVAAAQVRRWLAANLPGVELRPAYSNADAARQVAKGEADAAVTSPLAATHWKLAALAEGVVDEPNARTRFVLVGRPGPPPVRTGADRTSVVLRIENAPGALLAALGEFGIRDIDLTRIESRPTRTELGTYQFFADCAGHIDDDAVAEALKALHRRCVDVRYLGSWPTGPAAGIGPPPPDEASRWLARLREGKPDQADASGGGI
- a CDS encoding septum formation family protein yields the protein MSDTLETDPAAPSPPAAEAEQPLDGFQLPRSLQATATRRALLLFALGGLLIAGLVTALPVDGAGQGRLAGYLDSNPVPSTGAKTDAAFNRAKTGDCLMWPDVTPESASIVKCADDHKFEVAESIDMRTFPGSEYGPNAAPPSPARIQQISQEQCEAAVRRYLGPKYDPNSKFSVSLLWAGDRAWRQSGERRMLCGLQMPGANNEQAAFKGKVSDVDQSKVWPAGNCLGIDSTTNQPIDAPVDCKTPHAMEVTGTVNLAEKFPGALPAEPDQDGYIKDACTKMTDAYLAPMKLRTTTLTLIYPTVSLSSWSAGSREVACSIGATLGNGGWATLVNSAKGQLLINGIAPVPPPDIPEERLTMPPMPQLPASPASPPQQSNAPPEMPPGNQHLPQQQPVVTPPRATTQAPANQAPQDVPAPPADGGVPPAGNQAPPPMPDAPPPGAPPEPAEPAPAG
- a CDS encoding histidine phosphatase family protein — translated: MSGRLVLLRHGQSFGNVERRLDTRPPGTDLTPAGRDQARTFALDTARPALLTHSVAKRASQTAAVIGAEVDVAPREVAGIHEVQVGVLENRNDDEAVAEFNAIYDRWQHGELDVPLPGGETANEVLDRYVPVLTDLRMRYLDDDDWNGDIVVVSHGAAIRLVSAVLAGVDANFALDNHLGNAESVVLAPITDGRWSCVRWGTLTPPFYPDPSADGVTSVADAVRSGTDPMG
- a CDS encoding TetR/AcrR family transcriptional regulator, which codes for MVRPAQTARSERTREALRQAAVVRFLAQGVEDTSAEQIAADAGVSLRTFYRHFTSKHDLLFADYTGLHWFRAALDDRPADEPIIDSVQASIFSFPYDVDAVTKIAALRQDELDPGRIVRHIREVQADFADAIGAQLLRRGQQADGAGRRTVDQQVRTAVTARCIAAAVFGAMEVWMESDDRSLGELARLCHAALESLRVGITDSWVTATAAQVSS